Proteins encoded together in one Myxocyprinus asiaticus isolate MX2 ecotype Aquarium Trade chromosome 9, UBuf_Myxa_2, whole genome shotgun sequence window:
- the zgc:65895 gene encoding TSC22 domain family protein 1 isoform X2, whose translation MNSPCHSVAMDVGVCQLRNFSISFLSSVLGAESSSPVTIDKSSSGASVVAIDNKIEQAMDLVKSHLMYAVREEVEVLKEQIKELIERNSQLEQENTLLKNLASPEQLAQFQQEVQTASPTSGGQTGPFTQSQGPGPTA comes from the exons ATGAATTCTCCGTGTCACTCGGTGGCGATGGATGTCGGTGTTTGTCAACTGAGGAATTTTTCCATCTCGTTTCTGTCGTCGGTTTTGGGCGCTGAGAGTTCTTCACCCGTTACGATCGACAAAAG TTCATCAGGAGCCAGTGTGGTCGCCATAGACAACAAAATCGAGCAAGCCATG GACCTGGTGAAGAGTCACCTGATGTATGCGGTGCGTGAGGAGGTGGAGGTGTTGAAGGAGCAGATAAAGGAGCTGATTGAGAGGAACTCTCAGCTGGAACAGGAGAACACGCTACTGAAGAACCTGGCCAGCCCTGAACAGCTCGCTCAGTTCCAGCAGGAGGTCCAGACGGCCTCACCGACCTCTGGAGGTCAGACCGGACCCTTCACACAGAGCCAGGGTCCCGGCCCGACCGCTTAA
- the zgc:65895 gene encoding TSC22 domain family protein 1 isoform X3, which yields MEHLIDASMRETGLLEPKGPKKMMNFRLLYWELQHHSSSGASVVAIDNKIEQAMDLVKSHLMYAVREEVEVLKEQIKELIERNSQLEQENTLLKNLASPEQLAQFQQEVQTASPTSGGQTGPFTQSQGPGPTA from the exons ATGGAGCATTTGATTGACGCCTCGATGAGAGAGACGGGGCTGCTGGAACCAAAAGGCCCTAAAAAGATGATGAATTTTAGACTGCTGTACTGGGAACTGCAGCATCACAG TTCATCAGGAGCCAGTGTGGTCGCCATAGACAACAAAATCGAGCAAGCCATG GACCTGGTGAAGAGTCACCTGATGTATGCGGTGCGTGAGGAGGTGGAGGTGTTGAAGGAGCAGATAAAGGAGCTGATTGAGAGGAACTCTCAGCTGGAACAGGAGAACACGCTACTGAAGAACCTGGCCAGCCCTGAACAGCTCGCTCAGTTCCAGCAGGAGGTCCAGACGGCCTCACCGACCTCTGGAGGTCAGACCGGACCCTTCACACAGAGCCAGGGTCCCGGCCCGACCGCTTAA